The Halorussus rarus genome includes the window GGTCCACGTACGCCGTGACCGTCTCGCCCGCTTCGTATCCCTGTAGCACGGATTCGGCTTCCGATTTCGTGTCGTAGTTGGCGGTGAACGTCGCTGGATAGAGGTTGTTCGACGTGTAGTCGCTCCCGTCGTAGCGGTAGTCGAACGTGACCTCGGGCCGGTACGCCGGACCGCCGCGACGCTGGGAGACGGACTCGACGTTCGTTCCGGTTATCGTGGCCTCGACGGTGACCGCGTCGGAGATGGCGTCGGACTGCTGGAGGTAGTCGTAGCCGCCGAAGCCGGCGACGGCGACGCCGATCACCAGCAACAGTACGCCGCCGCGAACCGGGTCGAGCTCCTTCCCGCCGATGGAGATGTTCGTATCCGGGGACACGCCAGTTCATGACAACCCACCGTAGTTAATGATACCGGATGTTGTCCGCCGTGGACCCGGCTTCGACCGAGACTGGAGCGACGGAGACCGGTTCGTTCGTCGCCGCCGGTCGGTTGCGCTCGGCGAGAGTGCGGAGCGAACCCCTTTTGAGACCCGACCGGCTATCTCCGCCCGATGAAGCTACTCGTCGTCGGCGCGGGCGAGATGGGCCGGTGGTTCGGCGAGGTCGCGGCGACCGAACTCGGCGCCGACTCCGACAGCGAGGCCGACGTCGACTCCGACAGCGACCTCGGCCCCGACAGCGACGGGGTCGACCTCGCGTTCGCCGACCGCGACCCCGCCGTCGCCGAGGCGGCCGCCCGGGAGGTCGGCGGTCGCGCGGTCCCGACCGCGACCGACGAGCGGTTCGACGCCGTCTGCATCGCGGTGCCTATCTCGGCCGCGAACGAGGCCATCGAGCGTCACGCCCCGCGGGCCGAGCGAGCGCTGCTCGACGTGACCGGGCAGATGGCCGACCCCGTCGAGGCGATGGCGGCGGCCGCGCCCGACCGCGAGCGCGCGAGCCTCCACCCGCTGTTCGCGGCCGCCAACGCGCCGGGCAACGTCGCGGTCGTGACCGACGAGTCCGGTCCCGTCACCGACCGCCTGTTCGACGCGCTCGAGGCCGCGGGCAACCGACTGGTCGAGACCACGCCCGCCGAACACGACGAGGCGATGGAGACGGTGCAGGCGGGGACCCACG containing:
- a CDS encoding prephenate dehydrogenase/arogenate dehydrogenase family protein; protein product: MKLLVVGAGEMGRWFGEVAATELGADSDSEADVDSDSDLGPDSDGVDLAFADRDPAVAEAAAREVGGRAVPTATDERFDAVCIAVPISAANEAIERHAPRAERALLDVTGQMADPVEAMAAAAPDRERASLHPLFAAANAPGNVAVVTDESGPVTDRLFDALEAAGNRLVETTPAEHDEAMETVQAGTHAAVLAFALAADDVPEGLTTPVFEALRDVAEQVTGNAPSVYAEIQATFGGAEAVAEAAARLAEADDEAFEDLYREASESARGELRENAGRETNDDAEGDDR
- a CDS encoding DUF3592 domain-containing protein, whose protein sequence is MSPDTNISIGGKELDPVRGGVLLLVIGVAVAGFGGYDYLQQSDAISDAVTVEATITGTNVESVSQRRGGPAYRPEVTFDYRYDGSDYTSNNLYPATFTANYDTKSEAESVLQGYEAGETVTAYVDPNSPGSAFLEQKKSDGPLKLAAIGGLLALIGGVSAFRGLRAA